One Glycine soja cultivar W05 chromosome 2, ASM419377v2, whole genome shotgun sequence genomic region harbors:
- the LOC114390630 gene encoding classical arabinogalactan protein 26-like: MASFWPFLVMFMASMAYNCSSLASASRQSMHVSTISAAPTTLPGAPLYFSPTISPDIEPLFPTPGRAAFSPSESSIPTIPSSPSPPNPDVTNSPGSVLAFPPSESMPAMAPSSHGASLPLYSVLHLAILVICIMQLHGM; this comes from the coding sequence ATGGCTTCCTTTTGGCCATTCTTGGTTATGTTCATGGCCTCAATGGCATACAATTGTTCATCATTGGCCTCGGCTTCTCGACAAAGCATGCATGTTTCAACCATCTCAGCAGCACCAACAACATTGCCAGGTGCCCCTCTATACTTCTCTCCAACCATTTCACCAGATATTGAGCCTTTGTTTCCAACCCCTGGACGTGCTGCTTTCTCTCCATCAGAGTCTTCAATTCCTACTATTCCTTCAAGTCCTAGCCCTCCCAACCCTGATGTCACCAATAGTCCAGGGTCAGTTTTGGCTTTTCCACCTTCAGAGTCTATGCCAGCTATGGCCCCATCTTCCCATGGTGCATCCCTGCCACTTTATTCAGTTTTGCATCTTGCCATTCTGGTAATTTGCATAATGCAGCTTCATGGCATGTGA